atTGGATTCGGATTCGACTGCGGGTGAAGCTTTTGTTGAACTTGACACGATTGTGGCCCATTCATTTTCGATGTGGTTTTTGTTATTGCCACTACtctttgttgctgttgttctgCGCATAAATTTGTTGAATATTGTGCAAAAAAGTAaagctttaaatattaaacggatgccaaaatataaacaattttaaagcgACAGAGAATAGAGTCGTGACCAACATTAATTgggaataatatttaaatcatagCTTGTATTGAAAAAGTATGTCAATGGTCCTTAAGAGGGTAAACTAAATGATCACCATCGTGATAACAAATGTACTTACTTAGGGAGCTgtagaaaaatatgaaataccTTTTGAAATCATTAGAACTGATTTAATCTTCTTTTCAAGTCCCCCATAACACCCTGGTGAACTAAAACGATTCACTTGCCAATTCCTTAGCATTTCATGTGACTCCCACACTCGACACTTATTTCAATTTCTCTGCcacatttcttttaattattttgtagtGCGATCCACATTTAGCCTAGTTTTTAGAGAAGTCTCCCCATCCTTGGGCAAAAGCTCTTGGGGAATCGTTCTCCATTTGCGTGCAGCATGTGGATAcagtaatttaaatatttattgcatttttttatgCAGGCAACACTTGAGGCACAAACAACCTCCTCGGCCCAAAACGCTTTGCCTTTGTCTGAcctcaaaattaaattcaaatctCGGGCAAATGGCAAGACTTGGCAGCAGGCTGTTTTACATTCttgtttctccttttttttttaggtatttttcttgtttattttctcATTGGCAAATTGATTGCAGTAGTATGTGAGTACATATTGTACGCAGTGATGGGATGGGAAATAGTAATTTATTctaaaattattgaatatttaatgTTAAAAACGAATGATAATTACtaattcataaaatatttatagctgAACGTTATCAAGAACTTacacatttataaaataggcTAAATATAGAAGGGGGTTTCACCCTTTTACAAGTTATAAAGGTACTATTacaatatttgtatttgtctAAAAACAAGCCAGTATCATATTTATGTACCCAAGTATCTTTTAGATACAAATGTTATTTACTTGGGTACAACTACCCAGGGAATTGCCACCACTGGCTATCCGTGCATGTGTTCAATGGAGTGATATGAAAAACTTCACACGACAATGTAAGGCAAAAAGGAACAATCAGCGAACACGAACTGGATTTATCCATACCCGGCCCCACCTCCGCTTCCGCTGCAGGATATTCCCTTGCATCGATGGCGTGCCTAGGCAATCGCAATTTATAGATAATTTGATACGAAACGTCAGACAGTCGCTCAGGCGGAAGAGTTGGATTGAAAGTGGCACAAGGACAAGTCTGGGGGGCGGTGTGTTTGCCTGCAGGGCGGCTCTCGGAATGCATTTCTAACGAATTTTCATTAGCCCCCAAATTGCAAATGAATATTTGAATGCTCCGCTGGGCGGGGGTTACtggggcgtatgcgtaattcgTTCCCACGTTCCACATACGACCCGTGTGCCCCGGAATGCCCAAGAACAAAGGCGGCGGGCTtaactgcagcagcagaaagtacgaaaaaaatgcaattaaatggaTTAAGCGAGGAAAAAGGCTGCAGTCAAATGAGGCCAACGTGAAGAAGGTTCTGCTGATTCTCTTGGCACTCTTCCGCCTTTCTCCGCTTTCTCCTCGCCTTTCGCTCGTCACTGTTTGTTTGGCCAACAACAAGCCAAAGGCAGTCACAACATTCGAGGGCTCGGCAAAGGGGCAAAAAGAGGTGCAGAGCGCACAAGGATTCAGCCACTCGACCGCTTATCGTCAACTGTCATCGTCTGCCAGTCTCTGAACCCccgtgcactgggagaaaaggTTTAGGTTTCACCAAGTGCAAGTGTACtcaaaaaatgtcatttttaattcataaaaacgttttttttggCATAGGAGAGCTactaataacaaaaaattaaagatctTAATTACTTACTATTGAAATCTTGTAAAAATCATATTATTTCTGCACTTAAAACATGAAACTAAAGTTTACATTTAGAATTTCTATTAAAAATGAAGTCATTTAAAATCTTCGCAAACATATTGCATGTATAAAATGAACTTAGTACTAATACCCCTACATTTCTGCActacttaatttaaaaatatttttataacagcCCCCCATTTTTCATCTGTGCACGCCTCTCCAAGGTGCACGGACATCACTCTGCATTGTTGCAAATGTGAGCGACCGATTGATGAGCATGTGACGTTCCGTCCTGGCCCTTGGACTGTCTGTCTATATGCCTCTCCGGCCGTATAGTACATGTGTCCGCCCGACTTTCCGTCCGCTTTCCGGCCCGAAAGTGTGTCAAATAAAGTGCTAAAAGATTTATGCCCTGCACCTCCTTTTCCAGCTGGGCCTCTCGTTCGTTCTCTCGCCGTCTATTGCTCTCAATAAGTGGCACAAAGGACGAGCGACGGGCGCTCACCGCAGGCTTAAGTGTCTCTAACTGCCAGCCAGGACACCCAACTGGATATCAGCCCCTGCTCACAGTAACCTACCTTTGTGTGTGCTGTGCTGCAGTTTTTCACCGGGTTTTCCCGCTCCGGGGCTGCTGTGATGTCCTTTCGGCCCAGGCCAATTTAGAGCTCGAATATCCTGTTTTCCGTTCCATCTCTCGATTTCTTCCAGTTGACTGTGCTCATGAATAAGGCAAGGGCCCGTATGAAGTCATATGAAGTAGGGATAATCCAGTCCATTGCTGAACTTGAGGTCTAGTCTATAGtctataaaaagtaaattgaGTAGGAAAAAATTTGCGGAGTATAAGTTGCTTTATTAAGCTAAAAGCCCTTTTATCTAAGTATTTGGTATCAgtatggatgctttaaatgcaaaacTAAATTAAGATTTATGTAAACATTCGATTAATACGTAGAGTCTAAGGACATCGTAGACAGTGCTCGgtattcttttaaatttaacactGTAAGCTAGCCTAGCATtgcaaagtttattttgttaaaaagaGCAAAGAAAATAACCCATTTATTATTAGAAAAGTCTTGTGCTTTTTCTTTTCTGATTATTACTATCAGACAAGTATTTTTTGAAGgcagctttttatttttgggcgaactatttttaagtattttaggTGGGTCGGACCATTTACCTGGCAGCTACCAGAAATTTCTTGTTCATCCGAAAAGCGCCTAGTCGTACGCTTTATGGCCCCTATTAAGTGAGAATTTAACGAGCAAAAATTGAATTGATTTAGCTGGCAATTCCCAAACACGCAGCCTTCGCAGCTCACACTTGTGCCAACAAATGATTTACTGCGCACTAAGATTTCGCCAGCAACCCCTCTCCTcgtcacacagatacacacactcACAAATACAAGCCCACAAAAGGGCTGCAGGGCCGCAGGACATCGCCCCCCACCCACCTTTCGTTGTCCTTCGCTATGCAATCCAGGGACGCGCTTGAAAAGGCATGAAAAACGTGAGAAACATAAAAACGCTGCAGAGACGCTGGAGGCCAAAACGAAATTAGGCGGCTGGCGATGGCCAGAACCTCCGACTAATGACAATAAGGCGCGAACTGGGAAAGTCCCTCGACCCACCCTGCGAGCCCCCCAGCGAACCACCCAGCGCACCACCCACCGaatatcacgcatacgccgccTTGCCTCGGGTGCCTAACAAAacatcacgcatacgccgcgttgcaGCAGCGAAATCAAAACATAAACCCAAATCCAGTGACTGCATCGGGTTTTCCTCAGCGCGTGACCAAaacagagagagaaagagagccAGAGAGATAGAGAGTGCCGAGAGAAAGGCTTTCTCTCACTCACGACGGAGTTtccccatcatcatcatcatcacgaCGACGATGAACATAAATGCGACGTCGTGTGCCAGTtggaaattgcattttccttCAGTTCTGTTTCAGTTTCGAGTCCGTGCAGTCGTGTTGGCCGGAGTGAAAAGCGTCGAGGAAAActtgcaaaacaaaaaaaaaagcacagAGCACAgcagagaaaataaaaacagtaatagaaatagaaatagAGAAAAGTAAATAGCAAACAAGTGCAGTTTCGCTGGGAGAGTGTTGAGTAGAAAGAAGATTAATCCCTCGGATCTAGCATAGTTACACCTAGATACCTACACTTTTGGTGGTCCCAAAACCAAAAGCACGGAGTACTGAAAAAGCTGAGCAGCTGAGAAAGTATCCACAACCATGTCGACGCTGCCCTTCCTGCTGAGCGTCGCCGACGAGCTGGACAACATACACTCGCAGTCCTACATGGACGACTTTGGCCTGGGCTTCCATCCGCACCGCCAGTACTACCGCACTCCGACCATCCAGCTCTCCCTGCCCGCCAGCACCGACTGGACGGGATCGGGTCGGGACTGGTCCGGCCAGGCGGCGGCGGGCAACAGGCACAGTCGCTATCGCAGCTACAAGTTCTACGATGACTCACAGAACAatctggaggaggaggagcagccggCGGAGGAGCCGCTGCCCGTGGAGCAGGTGGAGTTGCCCCAACAGCTGGTGCCCCAGAACAACCAGACGATATCGCAGGCTCAGCAGGCATCGAATGGAGCGGCCACAGCGCCACCCGCTCGCCAGGGACTGGGCATGGTCAACTCGCACTCCCACGATGTGGGCGTGGGCGGTTTGGGGCTGAATCTCAAGGccggcgaggaggaggacgacgagaACATCGATCGCACGGTGCGCATGTATAACTTGTCCAAGAAGTGCTGCAAGAACTACTACCGCCATGCCCTGGAGACCGGACCCGGCGCCAGTGGCAAGATGAAGTGCAGCAACCTGCGCTCCGAGAGCCACAAGTCCAGCTCCAGCTCGGAGGAGAGCCTCCAGAAGATACCCTCGCCCATTGAGTTCCTCACCTGCTTCCTGGTGAAGAAGTCGCGCACCCCCAAGGCCACTGTGCCCGTGGGCCAGCCGCTGAAGAAGACATAGAACTCGGCCAGGCTGCTGCCAGCAGCGTTGTCCGCCAGGACCAGCACCACCATTAGCTCCACGGCCACCACCAGTGGAGCCGTGACCAATGCCAGCCTGGACACGGACACGACCACGTCGAAGCGGCGGAGCAACTGCTTCTGAATGTTGGCGGGAGTCGGAGTCGTGTGTGGCCAGGCCTGGAGTTGGCTCCAGCGGTGCGGGGAGCTGCCCAGCTCGGAGCCCGCCTCCTTGCCAGCGACGCGTCTGGGCAGGATCGCCTACTAGGCCCTCGCCTCGTCGTCGTCCGACTCCGATTCGCAGTCAGGGGTAGATATGTATATGATTTGGCACTGGTTTAACCTCTGGCTTAAATGTTGAAGTTAATGGAATTTATCGAAAAGGATTTTGAAAGGTTAGCGATTTCGATTTGCACTGGAGGGGAGTTTTTTAAGTTACTTACTTTTGaattaaaactaaatgaaGCCCTAGAGGTTTAAAGGATTGTACCTTCCTTCCAAAGTGACTCTTGAATTTTGTATTCAACCTTGAACCCAAAAACTGCATTTAACGCGAACATATAGGTATGTAAATCGATTCATTTGGAATGCGTTGTTGTGCAGCAACAAACTACGCTTCTATTTTTTTCCAGGAACGTAACCATAAAATAACCAACATTTTTCGACTTTTCTGTTTATTAAACACGATTCCCTGAAAACCCCATGTAAACGATTACTCAGTGCAAACATTTGCTAACCGCAATGTGCAAGCAACTACAGGCCAAAGCAAATCGAAGCTTAtaacaacaaataatattacaaGTAAAGGAAATTCTAGTTTAGAAtataaatacagaaaaactCTTCAACCAACACCGATAAAATTTTTGCAaaccaaacacacacaatttTTAAAGCCAGATTTATACCAAATTAAGGGGATACCAAGAATTTGttaagcaacattttttatacgATTTTTTGATACCAAGCAAAAGATATAACTTATATACGGATATTATATTAATACTGGgaagtttaattaaatcaagTCAGGGGAATGCAAGCTCAACCAAAACCCTTTGGCAATACCTATATTTCCACATtagtttttggtattttttaacgaAAGGGGTATACTACTTTCAGGGAACCTTTTATAACACCTTATTTTCTGCTATTTATCGAATAATGGTATGGGTTGAGTTTGGAATTCCgcacaattttataaaagctGTTAGCTGTTTTAAGCCAAATAAATTGCGGGCTAATTCAATAGGTCTTCTGGAAAGCACACACAACACACCAATAGCAATGTTTCATTTTCACACAAACACAGGAAAGTTTGGCTTTTTCCTATTTCCCCCAgccaactaaaaaatgttggcGAAAACAGGAAATTTTTAGTAAAGCTGGGGGAACTTTTGCACAATGTGGGCAAGTGTTTTGGCAAAAGGGTGGGTTGGTGGGGTAGTAAGCCCTATGAAAAGTGAAACAtgttttcaatttccttttttcgggGGACTGTAAACAAGTCAATAGCGAACTACGACTAAGGACAAACACACAGAAGACCTTGGTCCCAATTTCAAATTAGCAGAAAagcaaaacagaaaaaaacgaAGCGCAAAGAAAGATTTTCCAGCAGAATTGTAAACGGAAAACTTTGGCGGGGCTTGCGTCCGGTTAAGAACTGGATCACAGATATAacagaataaatatatatttatagttttgtaGTCAGATATTCTCTTGCGTGTTCTAAATGTATTCTAAATGttgaaaacgaaaatatttcaaatgtaTTTACAACTAATCAAgaagaacattttatatatatgtatactaaTGTGTAGTCACACTGTTTGCACTTTTCAGAGTTTAGAAACAAGGCGTAAGGTAAAAATACCGAAAGTATATCTATAAATATATCACAAATCATAGCTTTACCGCaacgaaaacgaaataaaTCCAAAACTCAGCATCATATCTTTCGGATAAATGTAAAATCTAAGAGCTCCAAACCGAAACCATAAATAAGCCACaatgaaaatgttaataaaaattaccTAGCTGTAGTTTGGACTAACGATTTTTGCCAGTAGCTCTCGCAAAACTTTTATCTAGATGGACAAGCATTTTAACATTGGCCAACTCGGCCGTCACTCATCTAACCGATATAACCAAAGTAATTTAGACGTTCCTCAGAACTCGATCACTTGCATGGCAAAGGAAACCTCTCGTAACACATACTTTATCAACGAAGAACACACTCAACGCATATCATTCCAATACAATAGATTTCAGCTAAATCGTATTCAACTTGagattcaataaataaatatgagaaaatatatatgaagaGGCTGAGGTGTTTTATTTGAGCGGAAATTGAGGTAATAATGTTTATAGGATGAAAAATGATAAAGTATAATGCTGagtacttttgtttttgtttctagTCGGTTATTGaatgttatattttatcaaGTAGTACTTTAGATTCTCAAACTTTGCAAATAATTTTGATATCTTTTGGGTGATTAATTTACCAGGCAACCTTGCCCAATTTAACATAAATTAGGAAACCGTTTTCATTGCCAACAAAACTCCTCTTTTATTTGGCCCTGGCAGACGGACATGCAAGGTCATAGTGCGTCCTTCACACAACACTTGTCACTTGCATTAATTTGGCTGTCTTGCCGCTTTTTTCGCCGAGTGACACTCAAAACTGTCCGTCGGcatttacaaattttcaagTGCAAGTATGCGGGTTTTTGTATTGTAAGCGCTGACCTTTGGTGACTCATGAGGCCGAGCATGTGCTGGTATAGAGTGTCCTTAGGCCGTGTGCATCTCGCCCAAGGATGTGTCGTCATAAAGTTCGTCttggaattttaaattaactgcAGTGGGCGAGGTAGCCTGCCAGGGTGAAAGCAGAAGGCACTTGCCAAGCCATCGGGTGCACTTTCCATTTCGGTGTTTGGCGTTGTTTAGCCATCACGTCTATTGGGTTCAAtagcacaaaacaaaaatagaatAATAGGCCGGGGCAAGCGTTGTTTGTTCGCCTGctggccaccgcctcctcAATACCCAATCCTCGATCCGGCGGAGTCCTGCCCGCACCGCTATAAATAAATCCCTCATTCGTATGCAAACAAGTGCAGCGACAGGACGAAGGGGCGAATATCCTTGCCTTCGGTGGGCGTGACTGGCGGCATAATGGGCGAGTTTGGAAATGTAGTTGCAGCTCGGGATTTGTTGAAGGTTGCCTCTGGGTATGATAACTATCTGGATGCATGTGGGGAAATTTACAGCAgactgaaaatattttttcaaatttgcacagcgaaaaatatattaatgatTGGATTGAATTAAAAGttcatttataatatatttacttatttataaacattaatAGTTTATAAGTTTCCATAGTAAAAAAAGACttaaaagtgatttaaaaatatttccacaaaaattttgtttacttgTGGAGATAGGAAATTGATGATTTGTATGGCAATCATAACTGGGTGccctgttttatttatttttccacatAAAGTGCGTACTTTGAGGTATACGTTTTCTGTTACATCTATTGATTTTCACTTCGTTGGTTAAATGCAAtgtgatatttatttatttatttcagataaatatgaaaacatattttctaCCTGACTgaacttaattaaatatgcaGTGGGTATGCTTAAATGTGACAGTCAAGTGGCGTTTAAACCTAGAAGTGTGCCAGGACTCTTTCCAATTTGatgtttatttgatttattaatattttaaatgatcaAATAACAGTGAATAAATgagataataaatatataattaatgtTTGTATATCCTCGAGGGTTTTTCTGCCCCAAGAGTATATCAGGATCGACTTTGGGTCCCTTGGCTGGTCCTTTTCTTCTGGCTTTCCCTGGGAAAACTTGCCAGTTTGTTGGTTCTGTTGTGGCAACTATTATTGTGGCTGCCTTTTGGGGACTCATTCTTCAGGGCTGGAACCAGCAACCTGCGACCTGCGACCTGCAGTGCTCACTTCGCATGGCCAATTACGGATTTAAGTCCTGTCTCTTTCTTCGACTTGAACTTTTGCTTTCGTTTCGGCCGCGCCTTGTGCCTTCCTCACCCGAAATTTCTCTTTTTCCCCTGGCAGGCGTCGCATTGCAGTGGCCTCTTGGCCAGGTCGACTGCACCTGCTTGTTGCCCTTTTGCGGCTGACTGCTTAGTGTCTCGGCGGCCATTTATTGTTACACTCGACTTCACCGCCCGGCGACTTCACTCCATTTGCGCCGCGAGCAGTGCACCTTATTGATTTCCCAGACTTAATTTGCTGGCCATTCTGCTGGCCACCGGTAACCACAGGTATTGCGCATACGGCACGTTGGCCGTGCTTTCCTCAAACTTTTGTAGCACACTTTCGGGCTGAATGCGGGAAACGGTTTTATCAGCTATGTATTGCTTAGTACCTTCCATTTTTTTGGGGTACGTGCTAAAATAAATCAGACATTTGTGCTTGCTAATTCATAATTGTCTTTCCTCTGCTTGCATTTTATACATAATGAAACGCAAAGAaactataattataaaaatatttccgcattattatttttctgaaGCATATTTAAAGGCAGTAGttatatatcttatttttccttacattaaaattttcacgTTTGAAATAAACTGAAAAGCTTATATTGAAACCACACTCATCTGCTCTTCACATGATGacgaatataaatatatttaaaaaaatattcattctGGTCAGGTATCTTTAGTCACTAGGAGTAAAATATTTAGGATGACTCGGCTAAAATTGAATCAGAAGCGGCACTCAATGGCAATTTTTTAACAGAGACACGGGTATCGTATCGTAGACACGTCAGTATATAGTAAGGAACATTTCGTGgtcaaatgtttttaatacattttgaaatatattttattctgatttCTCCACACGTTATTGGTGGGTGTGTGAGCAACCCGCTATGCTAATGAGATATACGATTATAGAAAGTCTTCTCTTAGATAATGCCCAGCACACAAACGGTTCCAAAGAAAGTTGTGCACAACCCACACCACTGGAAAATTGATTCGgattttcatttgattttgcCATAAACTCAAGCAAATTAGTTGATTGCTTTGTTTAGCTTTAATTGCAAATGTATTGTTGCTTCGCCAGCTGCGCGGCACTTTGATTGATTCTCAAACGAGAATGCTACTAACGCTAAACAGaattctattttttatacacagaAGAATTTGTAATGTGCTTTTGTcgcacaaaaaataaaatatcaatagaaaaaaagtaaaaaaaaaaaagtttaaagataaaccaaaatcaaaaatttaaaaattagtaAAATGGTTTTTTCCAAGGATTTTGTTAATTTGAAGTAAAATCCGGTAGTACTCAAGAAGGTTGCATCTAAAATCCAAAACATAGatctaaattgttttttaaaataactggTTTACGATCCGTTTTTGAGGGATTTTGATTATTAAAAGATTAGATTAGGCTACAGTATTCCCTGGTTCTATTTGTATGTCATCGGGTGTTTCCCAGATTTTTTCCATCGCAAATCTATTGAACTCGGTCGGTCGCAAATGACTTTATGTACAAATACAGGCTTAAATGGCATCTAAATTGCTTCTAAgcttgttataattattataaaatacacgCAAAATCTACTGCGACAGCGGCAATAACAACACCAAACGCTGGGACAACAAAATACAATTAGTCGTACATCGGGGTGGGCCCCAATCCAACCCCAACCCAAATCGATGATTGTGTTTCGCTATGGGCACGGGCTTTATAAAGAGGGGTGGGCAGGTCAGGCCCATAAATGTTCCGTAGATGTCTCTGTTCAGACATTTCAGTGCATGTTCATATATGTTTCTGTCGCTTTTATCGACTAATCTGCTCTGCAAAATCGTCCGAAAATTCACAAATTGCCCTTTTTGTCATGGCAAACTGAATCCCCCCTTTATGTATCTGTAATCCGTGTATCTCTGTTGATTTGTATCTTCTGGcgcttaaattgaaaaaaagaacaacACAGCACAGACACAACTTTTAAAGCCTTATTGGGtcaaaaagtgaaaagtaTTTTCTGATGTTCGAACTTCCGGCAAAGAAATGTATATGCTTTTATTTGGAACTGCTTCGCTCTTGTTGCTTTGATTCAAAACTGTTGATACTTTAATTTCCAAGCGGAAACGAGAGTAATTAATTTCAAGCTTTTTGGCCTGTTCCCACCGTTTTCAATGCATTGCTGGTTTTTTAGATGAAAGtgaaaaacgtaaacaaataAGGTTCGTGggtgaaataaaaagaaagcaCAAACATCTGGCATCTAAATGATTTATTGACGAAAATGTGAAAGATAATTATATGTATCATGGTTTGTACCAGATGGATTGTGCCGAAAAATCAGATGAAATTTGttcgaaaaataataatttgtgtCCGAGtgctttgtaaaataatttttatggtTTCTAGTTCAGTTTTTGATTAACCTAAAGTATTGGAAAAAACAATTCCAGTAGTAATTACCTTGGCTAGTTCTGCCAGTACAACCATTCTGCGGAAGCAGATTTGCGGTGCAAGCCACCCAACATAATGTCGCCAAGCGCACCAAGGAAATGACATTCAGATCGAAGCATTTCCATTGACGGCAAAGACACATTTTCGACCCACAGCCCCCTTTTGCAATACAAAACAGCGAAAACACAGCCAATGCGCCAAGATAAACAATCGAAAACATCGCCCAGCTTCTATAGCAATCGCAACTAATAACGCTGCACTGAgcgaaaaaatatgaaataaaacaaaagtaaaatataaatatatatatatataagtgaTCTAATAAAACAGGGGCTTTGAAACTTGTATAATCCATGCAGAGCATAGACCAgcactatttaaaaattaatacaataatTTAAGATCATTTTATGTTAAATGTGTTGATAACTGTGAAGATACATgtatttttggaattttccTTCGTAAGTGGTAGTGAGATCTGATTTAGTAAGCACCCTTTAGGATGGTCTTGAGTAAGCAAGCTCTTCCTTACCATCAGTTACCATTTTCTGGGTTCCCTGTTCAGACCCCAGATCCAATTTTTTCTCATGTGTGCTCGCTACGTCACAACTGTCATTGGCTCTAGACTAGAACCTCGCTGA
This window of the Drosophila biarmipes strain raj3 chromosome 3L, RU_DBia_V1.1, whole genome shotgun sequence genome carries:
- the LOC108034907 gene encoding uncharacterized protein LOC108034907, whose amino-acid sequence is MSTLPFLLSVADELDNIHSQSYMDDFGLGFHPHRQYYRTPTIQLSLPASTDWTGSGRDWSGQAAAGNRHSRYRSYKFYDDSQNNLEEEEQPAEEPLPVEQVELPQQLVPQNNQTISQAQQASNGAATAPPARQGLGMVNSHSHDVGVGGLGLNLKAGEEEDDENIDRTVRMYNLSKKCCKNYYRHALETGPGASGKMKCSNLRSESHKSSSSSEESLQKIPSPIEFLTCFLVKKSRTPKATVPVGQPLKKT